GGCTGGCACTCGAACGCCTGGCGCAGGTAGTCGCGCGCCTCGGCGCGGGCGCCGTGCTGGCGCGAGCGGTCGGCCAGCTCGCAGTAGAACTGGGCGATCATCGGCGCCTCGTCCTCACCGGTCATCACTTCCAGCCGCCGCGCGTGCTCGATCGCCTTGTGCCAGTCACGCTCGTGCTGGTAGATCGCGATCAGGTGGCGCAGCGCCGACGGCGCGTGTGCATCCATCGCCACCAGGTCGGAGAACAGCGCCTCGGCACGATCCAGCAGGCCGGCACGCATGTAATCCTCGCCCAGCTCCAGCAAGGCCACCGTCTTCATCGCATCGGTCAGACCCGGCCGTGAAACCAGGTGCTGGTGCAGCCGGATCGCGCGGTCCACTTCGCCGCGGCGGCGGAACAGGTTGCCCAGCGCCAGGTGCGTCTCGACCGTGTCGCGGTTGTACTCGGCCAGCTTGAGGAAGACCTCGATCGCCTTGTCCTGCTCTTCGTTGAGCAGGTAGTTCAGGCCGCGGAAATAGTCCGAGGACAGTTCGCTGACCTCGGCACCGGAACGGCGCGCATCAGCCTGACGGGAGGCCCACCAGCCCAGCACGAAGGCAGCCGGCACCAGCGGAACCAGTACATACAGGAGATTCATGGTTTGGCCGGCGACTGCTTGTCCGCGCGGGGTTGCCGGCGGCGCTGGCGCATGCTTGCACCGAGCCAGGCGGTGAGCCCGCCCAGCAGCCAGCCGATCACCAGCGCCCCCAGCAGGGCGGCACCCTTGGGCAACTGCATCCGGACAAACGCGAAGTCGTAACCGACCAGGTCGGCATTGAGCGCACCCAGCACGACACCGGCGGCAACGAAGATCACGAGAACGATGATGGCGAGCAGTCGCATGGCCAAGACTTTACCCGATTGGTCGTGACAGGCACAGGCAGCACCGGCCGCCTCGTGCGGCAGCGCTTCATCGCGGGCCAGCGGTCGCCTGGCGGCAGGCAACAAAAAGGCAGGACCAACTTGCGTCGCCTGCCTTCGATTGGTTTTCCGGTGTGGCGGCCAGGATATCAGGCGGTTTTCTGCTCCAGATCCTGGTTGACGCGCTCGCGCAATTCCTTGCCCGGCTTGAAATGCGGAACGTGCTTGCCGGGCAGCGCCACGGCCTCGCCCGTCTTGGGGTTGCGCCCCATGCGCGGCGGCCGGTAATGCAGCGCAAAGCTGCCGAAGCCGCGCACCTCGATGCGTTCGCCGTGAGCGAGGGCATGGCTCATCTGCTCGATGACGCTCTTGACGGCCATCTCGACGTCCGCGAACGCAAGATGGGTCTGGCGCCTGGCGAGCGCCTCGATCAATTCGGATTTAGTCATGGGGCCCCAATGTCCGTGACATGAAACAACGGGGCGACGGCGATGAGCCGCCGCCCCGTATCAGGCTGCTGCAGGCGCTCAGTCGGCCTTGTTGAACTGCTCCTTGAGCAGCGCACCAAGCTTGGTCGTACCGCTGGCCGCGGACGAATAATCCACCGACGTGTCGGGTGCATCTTCCTCGTCCTTGGCGCGGATCGAGAGCGCCAGCTGGCGACCCTTGCGATCCATGCCGGTGAACTTGGCCTCGACCTTGTCGCCCACCTTCAGGTGCTGGGTGGCGTCGTCGATGCGTTCCTTGGCGATGTCGTTGGCGCGCAGGTAACCCTCCACGCCTTCGCCCAGGTCGATCACGGCGCCCTTCGCGTCGACTTCCTTGACGGTGCCGGTAACGATGCTGCCGCGCGGATTCGCCGCCATGAACTGGCCGAACGGATCCTGCTCCATCTGCTGGATGCCGAGGCTGATGCGCTCGCGCTCCGGATCCACCGCCAGCACCACGGCCTCGATCTCGTCGCCCTTCTTGAAGTTGCGCACGAGGTCTTCGCCGGACATCTGCCAGGAGATGTCGGACAGGTGCACCAGGCCGTCGATGCCGCCGTCCAGGCCGATGAACACGCCGAAGTCGGTGATCGACTTGATCTGGCCGGAGACCTTGTCGCCCTTCTTGTGCATGGCGGCGAACGCTTCCCACGGGTTGGAGCGCGTCTGCTTGATGCCCAGCGAGATGCGGCGACGCTCTTCATCCACGTCCAGCACCATCACTTCGGTCTCGTCGCCGACCTGCACCACCTTGGCCGGGTTGACGTTCTTGTTGGTCCAGTCCATCTCGGACACGTGCACCAGGCCTTCCACGCCCGGCTCGATCTCGACGAAGCAGCCGTAATCGGTGACGTTGGAGACCTTGCCGAACAGGCGGCTGCCGACCGGGTAGCGACGGGCGATGGCGACCCACGGGTCGTCGCCCAGCTGCTTCAGGCCCAGCGAGACGCGGTTGCGCTCCTTGTCGTACTTCAGCACGCGCACGTCCAGCTCGTCGCCGACGTTGACCACTTCGGACGGATGACGCACGCGCTTCCACGCCATGTCGGTGATGTGCAGCAGGCCGTCGATGCCGCCCAGGTCCACGAACGCGCCGTAGTCGGTGAGGTTCTTGACCGTGCCCTTGACCACGGCGCCCTCGGTCAGGCGCTCCAGCAGCTTCTCGCGCTCCTCGGAGAACTCGGTCTCGACGACGGCGCGGCGGCTGACCACCACGTTGTTGCGCTTGCGGTCCAGCTTGATGATCTTGAACTCGAGTTCCTTGCCCTCGAGGTAGACCGGGTCGCGCACCGGGCGCACGTCGACCAGCGAGCCCGGCAGGAACGCGCGGACGTCCTTGATGTCGACGGTGAAACCACCCTTGACCTTGCCGGAGATCATGCCGACGATGGTCTCTTCCTTGTCGAACGCCTGCTCCAAGTCGTCCCACACCATCGAGCGCTTGGCTTTCTCGCGCGACAGCTTGGTCTCGCCGAAGCCGTCTTCCAGGGCTTCGAGGGCTACCTTCACCTCGTCGCCCACCTGCACTTCCAGCACGCCGCTCTCGCTCTTGAACTGCTCGATCGGGACGATGCCTTCGCTCTTCAGGCCGGCATTGATCACGACGACGTCGTTGCGGATTTCCACCACGATGCCGGTGACGATGGCACCGGGCTTCAGCTTGGAAATGGCCTGCTGGCTCTGTTCAAACAGTTCGGCAAAACTTTCAGTCATGTTGATTCCATAGTGGGAAAAGACCGTCGCCCGTTGCGCCTGGTTGAGTGTTGCGCACGGACTTTCCGGTCCACCGGTTGTGGGTGTTTTCGGGTGGTTCCGCAGAACCGACCGTCGACACCATGGGCCAAAACCCCCTGCCACGGCAGGGGCACAGAAGCCGCCGCGCAATCCGCTCAGGACTGCACGACGGCAAGTACTTTCGCGACGACCTCGTCGATACCCATGCCGGTGGTATCCACCAGCACGGCATCTTCGGCAGGCTTGAGCGGCGCAACCGCACGTGATGCATCGCGGCTGTCACGCGCCTCAATTTCTCGCTGAAGGCCGCCAAGTGTAACGTTGAGTCCCTTTTCCTTCAACTGCTTATAGCGCCTTTTCGCCCGTTCGGCGGCGCTCGCGGTGAGGAAAACCTTGTGCGCGGCATCCGGGAAGATCACCGTGCCCATGTCGCGCCCATCGGCGACCAGCCCAGGCGCCCTGCGGAAACCCAGTTGCAGCGCCACCAAGGCCTCGCGCACCGACGACATCGAGGCGATCGCCGAGGCCGCCGCTCCGGCGGTTTCGGTGCGCAGCTCGTCGGTGGCGTCGTGGCCGTTGACGATCACCCGGGTCTCGCCGCCGCTGGCGGCGCGGAACTGGATCTTCGTGCCCTGCGCGCAGCGGGTCACCGCCTCCACATCCGACAGGTCCAGCCCTTCCGCGCCGGCGGCGTAGCCCACCGCGCGGTACAGCGCCCCGGAGTCCAGCAGCCGCCAGCCCAGCCGCTCGGCCACCAGCGCGCTGACGGTGCCCTTGCCCGATCCCGACGGCCCGTCAATGGTGAGTACGGGAACGGCGGGAGCATGGCTCATGGCGGAGTCCTGGGCTGGCTGGAGAAGCGGCAGTTTAACGCGTTGACCCTACTGGAAACGCGTGCTATCTAGCCGGTCTCCCCTGTCCGCCAGCCCTGCCCGCACCGCCTTATGACCGACCTTCGCCGCGAGTTCGAGCAGGCTGCCAGAGACATTCGGCGATTGGCCAGGCGCCCCGACAACGACACCTTGCTGAAGCTCTACGCGCTCTACAAGCAGGGCTCGGAGGGCGATCTCAAGCGGG
This genomic stretch from Rhodanobacter thiooxydans harbors:
- the lapB gene encoding lipopolysaccharide assembly protein LapB; translated protein: MNLLYVLVPLVPAAFVLGWWASRQADARRSGAEVSELSSDYFRGLNYLLNEEQDKAIEVFLKLAEYNRDTVETHLALGNLFRRRGEVDRAIRLHQHLVSRPGLTDAMKTVALLELGEDYMRAGLLDRAEALFSDLVAMDAHAPSALRHLIAIYQHERDWHKAIEHARRLEVMTGEDEAPMIAQFYCELADRSRQHGARAEARDYLRQAFECQPGCVRAFMLTGRLLSEDGQHAEAVAAYEAAIKADIAFTPDILPPLLNSYARSQQMERAEHFLHDMLGRYHGVSPVLALTHLYRQRDGERAAIDFLTAQLRKRPSVRGLMALIDATMDKIEGEARENFLILRDLTRKLLEGQAMYRCSRCGFGAKAHHWQCPSCKSWSTIRPIHGVASE
- a CDS encoding lipopolysaccharide assembly protein LapA domain-containing protein, producing MRLLAIIVLVIFVAAGVVLGALNADLVGYDFAFVRMQLPKGAALLGALVIGWLLGGLTAWLGASMRQRRRQPRADKQSPAKP
- a CDS encoding integration host factor subunit beta, which encodes MTKSELIEALARRQTHLAFADVEMAVKSVIEQMSHALAHGERIEVRGFGSFALHYRPPRMGRNPKTGEAVALPGKHVPHFKPGKELRERVNQDLEQKTA
- the rpsA gene encoding 30S ribosomal protein S1; this translates as MTESFAELFEQSQQAISKLKPGAIVTGIVVEIRNDVVVINAGLKSEGIVPIEQFKSESGVLEVQVGDEVKVALEALEDGFGETKLSREKAKRSMVWDDLEQAFDKEETIVGMISGKVKGGFTVDIKDVRAFLPGSLVDVRPVRDPVYLEGKELEFKIIKLDRKRNNVVVSRRAVVETEFSEEREKLLERLTEGAVVKGTVKNLTDYGAFVDLGGIDGLLHITDMAWKRVRHPSEVVNVGDELDVRVLKYDKERNRVSLGLKQLGDDPWVAIARRYPVGSRLFGKVSNVTDYGCFVEIEPGVEGLVHVSEMDWTNKNVNPAKVVQVGDETEVMVLDVDEERRRISLGIKQTRSNPWEAFAAMHKKGDKVSGQIKSITDFGVFIGLDGGIDGLVHLSDISWQMSGEDLVRNFKKGDEIEAVVLAVDPERERISLGIQQMEQDPFGQFMAANPRGSIVTGTVKEVDAKGAVIDLGEGVEGYLRANDIAKERIDDATQHLKVGDKVEAKFTGMDRKGRQLALSIRAKDEEDAPDTSVDYSSAASGTTKLGALLKEQFNKAD
- the cmk gene encoding (d)CMP kinase, producing the protein MSHAPAVPVLTIDGPSGSGKGTVSALVAERLGWRLLDSGALYRAVGYAAGAEGLDLSDVEAVTRCAQGTKIQFRAASGGETRVIVNGHDATDELRTETAGAAASAIASMSSVREALVALQLGFRRAPGLVADGRDMGTVIFPDAAHKVFLTASAAERAKRRYKQLKEKGLNVTLGGLQREIEARDSRDASRAVAPLKPAEDAVLVDTTGMGIDEVVAKVLAVVQS
- a CDS encoding acyl-CoA-binding protein codes for the protein MTDLRREFEQAARDIRRLARRPDNDTLLKLYALYKQGSEGDLKRAQPGFFDFVGTAKHEAWAQLNGVLEEEAMRRYIALVYQLLA